A window from Blastocatellia bacterium encodes these proteins:
- a CDS encoding peptidylprolyl isomerase has product MPRTLRLSLRCIRHPDHVGPGDFSRLLRATRTGIVGLGLALALASPALGQAQRATGEAPPPPTTFNVEELKDLQAVIETDLGTIVIEFFAQAAPRHVAYFVSLARQGFYNGTTFHRILPKSLIQGGDPLSRNPRTPREALGRGGLDKLPPEFNDHPFTRGVVGAVLRPNQPNSAGTQFFICVTDQGQLDRRFTAFGRVVEGMDVVEKISETPTDAEGLAQKRIVMKTVTIRPSPLAQVDELKKYRVVLESELGAITLEFLPEIAPRHVRHFISLAGSGFYDGTTFHRIYPGYMLMGGDPLTRSDDRSLWGRGWSGDFLPA; this is encoded by the coding sequence ATGCCAAGGACCTTGCGACTCAGTCTCCGATGCATTCGCCATCCCGATCATGTGGGGCCCGGTGATTTCTCGCGGCTATTGCGGGCGACGCGCACCGGTATCGTTGGCCTGGGCCTGGCGCTGGCGCTGGCGAGTCCGGCTCTGGGTCAGGCCCAGCGGGCGACGGGCGAGGCCCCTCCCCCACCCACGACGTTTAACGTTGAGGAGCTGAAGGACCTGCAAGCGGTGATCGAAACCGACCTGGGAACGATTGTCATCGAGTTCTTCGCTCAGGCAGCGCCCCGTCATGTCGCCTATTTCGTCAGCCTCGCCCGCCAGGGATTTTACAACGGGACGACCTTCCATCGGATTCTCCCCAAGAGTTTGATTCAGGGCGGCGATCCGCTCAGCCGCAACCCGCGCACTCCCCGTGAGGCCCTCGGTCGAGGCGGACTCGATAAGCTCCCGCCGGAATTCAACGATCATCCCTTCACGCGAGGCGTCGTCGGCGCCGTCCTCCGACCGAATCAGCCCAACAGCGCCGGCACTCAGTTCTTCATCTGCGTCACCGATCAAGGACAACTGGATCGGCGATTCACTGCTTTTGGTCGGGTCGTCGAGGGAATGGATGTGGTGGAGAAAATCTCCGAAACGCCCACCGATGCCGAGGGACTGGCTCAGAAGCGCATCGTGATGAAGACGGTGACGATTCGTCCCTCGCCTCTCGCGCAGGTGGACGAGCTGAAGAAATATCGCGTCGTGCTGGAGAGCGAACTGGGAGCCATCACGCTCGAATTTCTTCCCGAGATCGCTCCTCGACACGTGCGCCATTTCATCAGCCTGGCCGGAAGCGGCTTTTATGACGGGACGACATTCCATCGCATCTATCCCGGCTACATGCTCATGGGAGGCGATCCGCTCACCCGCAGCGACGACCGCAGCCTCTGGGGGCGAGGGTGGTCCGGCGACTTCCTTCCCGCC